One part of the Salvelinus fontinalis isolate EN_2023a chromosome 4, ASM2944872v1, whole genome shotgun sequence genome encodes these proteins:
- the LOC129853981 gene encoding nucleus accumbens-associated protein 2 isoform X2: MSQLLHVEIPNFGSSVLESLNEQRLQGQYCDVAVMVNGQSFKAHRAVLAASSLYFRDLFSGSSQGMFELPSSVTPSCFQQILSFCYTGRLTMAASEQLVLMYTAGYLQIQNIVERRMNLMLKANSPHCDSQTATTEDLGFEPSSPNYSHPALLPGDTLMATCRIKQERLQDKLDVLSLPLATERRCVLIGRDTMALPPSLISQIGYRCHPTLYTEGDPGEKVELVGGSGVYMTRGQLMNCHLCAGIKHKVLLRRLLATFFDRNTLANSCGTGIRSSTNDPSRKPLDNRVLNTVKLYCQNFAPNFKESEMNVIAADMCTNARRVRKRWLPKIQSMLPETKESSRSSCKGQSRACASSQTSVLSSALPFEMDFRHLTSSYLTLEQQLYAESRKETLLPHLQFVGSTRSEEGAAAAELAESETEHGPERGERGAQAGQGTERLSECLERAAEVPSLSTQGKAGAGGSPSSKHTGQQEDKLLGDDQ; the protein is encoded by the exons ATGTCCCAGCTCCTGCATGTGGAGATCCCCAACTTTGGCAGCTCTGTGCTGGAGAGTCTGAACGAGCAGCGCCTGCAGGGCCAGTACTGTGATGTGGCCGTCATGGTCAATGGCCAGTCCTTTAAGGCCCACCGCGCCGTGCTGGCCGCCAGCAGCCTCTACTTCAGAGACCTGTTCAGCGGCAGCTCTCAGGGCATGTTTGAACTACCCTCCTCGGTCACCCCGTCCTGCTTCCAGCAGATCCTTTCCTTCTGCTACACGGGCAGGCTGACCATGGCTGCCAGCGAACAGCTCGTGCTCATGTACACGGCCGGCTACCTCCAGATCCAGAACATTGTGGAGCGCAGGATGAATCTCATGCTAAAGGCCAACTCTCCACACTGCGATTCCCAGACTGCCACCACCGAGGATCTGGGCTTCGAACCGTCAAGCCCCAACTACAGCCATCCGGCCCTGTTGCCAGGCGACACACTAATGGCCACTTGTAGGATTAAGCAGGAAAGAT TGCAGGATAAGTTGGACGTGTTGTCCCTACCTCTGGCCACTGAGAGGCGCTGTGTGCTGATCGGCAGGGACACGATGGCGCTGCCACCCAGTCTCATCAGCCAGATTGGCTACCGCTGCCACCCCACCCTGTACACAGAAGGGGATCCCGGGGAGAAGGTGGAGCTGGTGGGAG GTTCTGGTGTATATATGACTCGTGGCCAGTTGATGAACTGTCATTTGTGTGCTGGCATTAAGCACAAAGTGCTGCTGCGTCGGCTGCTCGCCACCTTCTTTGACAG AAACACACTGGCCAATAGCTGTGGAACTGGAATTCGCTCCTCCACCAATGATCCCAGTCGAAAACCGTTGGACAACCGAGTCCTAAACACTGTCAAAC TCTACTGTCAGAACTTTGCACCTAATTTCAAAGAGAGTGAGATGAACGTGATTGCAGCCGACATGTGCACAAACGCACGGCGTGTGCGAAAGCGCTGGCTGCCCAAGATCCAGTCCATGCTCCCGGAGACCAAGGAGAGCAGCAGAAGCTCCTGCAAGGGGCAGTCCAGGGCCTGTGCGTCATCCCAGACAAGTGTGCTGTCGTCGGCCTTGCCCTTTGAAATGGACTTCAGACACCTGACGTCGTCCTACCTGACCCTAGAACAGCAGCTCTACGCCGAGAGCCGCAAAGAGACTCTCCTACCTCACCTGCAGTTTGTGGGATCCACCAGGTCAGAGGAGGGGGCTGCAGCAGCAGAGCTGGCTGAGTCCGAGACAGAGCATGGGCCTGAGCGAGGAGAACGAGGAGCCCAGGCAGGCCAAGGAACTGAACGCCTCTCTGAGTGCTTGGAGAGAGCAGCTGAGGTCCCCTCCCTCAGCACACAGGGTAAGGCTGGGGCCGGGGGCTCCCCCTCCTCCAAACACACAGGACAGCAGGAGGACAAGTTGCTAGGAGATGACCAGTGA
- the LOC129853981 gene encoding nucleus accumbens-associated protein 2 isoform X1, with protein sequence MSQLLHVEIPNFGSSVLESLNEQRLQGQYCDVAVMVNGQSFKAHRAVLAASSLYFRDLFSGSSQGMFELPSSVTPSCFQQILSFCYTGRLTMAASEQLVLMYTAGYLQIQNIVERRMNLMLKANSPHCDSQTATTEDLGFEPSSPNYSHPALLPGDTLMATCRIKQERCESPMSEEHTAKGLKGYATRSSAQCYMRAGGSGIVPGVQSYPMASGERSSPGASSLPATDSPSSHPNEEEFEEEFYGSSNTNGVYGQNYGHPTNSYSMQDKLDVLSLPLATERRCVLIGRDTMALPPSLISQIGYRCHPTLYTEGDPGEKVELVGGSGVYMTRGQLMNCHLCAGIKHKVLLRRLLATFFDRNTLANSCGTGIRSSTNDPSRKPLDNRVLNTVKLYCQNFAPNFKESEMNVIAADMCTNARRVRKRWLPKIQSMLPETKESSRSSCKGQSRACASSQTSVLSSALPFEMDFRHLTSSYLTLEQQLYAESRKETLLPHLQFVGSTRSEEGAAAAELAESETEHGPERGERGAQAGQGTERLSECLERAAEVPSLSTQGKAGAGGSPSSKHTGQQEDKLLGDDQ encoded by the exons ATGTCCCAGCTCCTGCATGTGGAGATCCCCAACTTTGGCAGCTCTGTGCTGGAGAGTCTGAACGAGCAGCGCCTGCAGGGCCAGTACTGTGATGTGGCCGTCATGGTCAATGGCCAGTCCTTTAAGGCCCACCGCGCCGTGCTGGCCGCCAGCAGCCTCTACTTCAGAGACCTGTTCAGCGGCAGCTCTCAGGGCATGTTTGAACTACCCTCCTCGGTCACCCCGTCCTGCTTCCAGCAGATCCTTTCCTTCTGCTACACGGGCAGGCTGACCATGGCTGCCAGCGAACAGCTCGTGCTCATGTACACGGCCGGCTACCTCCAGATCCAGAACATTGTGGAGCGCAGGATGAATCTCATGCTAAAGGCCAACTCTCCACACTGCGATTCCCAGACTGCCACCACCGAGGATCTGGGCTTCGAACCGTCAAGCCCCAACTACAGCCATCCGGCCCTGTTGCCAGGCGACACACTAATGGCCACTTGTAGGATTAAGCAGGAAAGATGTGAGTCCCCAATGAGTGAGGAGCACACAGCAAAGGGCCTCAAGGGCTACGCCACGAGGAGCAGTGCTCAATGTTACATGAGGGCAGGAGGGAGTGGTATTGTACCCGGAGTACAGTCGTACCCTATGGCCTCTGGGGAGCGCTCTAGCCCAGGGGCCTCCAGCCTCCCAGCCACTGACAGCCCCAGTTCCCACCCCAACGAGGAGGAGTTTGAAGAGGAGTTCTACGGCAGCAGCAATACAAACGGGGTTTATGGGCAGAATTATGGGCACCCAACCAACTCCTACAGCA TGCAGGATAAGTTGGACGTGTTGTCCCTACCTCTGGCCACTGAGAGGCGCTGTGTGCTGATCGGCAGGGACACGATGGCGCTGCCACCCAGTCTCATCAGCCAGATTGGCTACCGCTGCCACCCCACCCTGTACACAGAAGGGGATCCCGGGGAGAAGGTGGAGCTGGTGGGAG GTTCTGGTGTATATATGACTCGTGGCCAGTTGATGAACTGTCATTTGTGTGCTGGCATTAAGCACAAAGTGCTGCTGCGTCGGCTGCTCGCCACCTTCTTTGACAG AAACACACTGGCCAATAGCTGTGGAACTGGAATTCGCTCCTCCACCAATGATCCCAGTCGAAAACCGTTGGACAACCGAGTCCTAAACACTGTCAAAC TCTACTGTCAGAACTTTGCACCTAATTTCAAAGAGAGTGAGATGAACGTGATTGCAGCCGACATGTGCACAAACGCACGGCGTGTGCGAAAGCGCTGGCTGCCCAAGATCCAGTCCATGCTCCCGGAGACCAAGGAGAGCAGCAGAAGCTCCTGCAAGGGGCAGTCCAGGGCCTGTGCGTCATCCCAGACAAGTGTGCTGTCGTCGGCCTTGCCCTTTGAAATGGACTTCAGACACCTGACGTCGTCCTACCTGACCCTAGAACAGCAGCTCTACGCCGAGAGCCGCAAAGAGACTCTCCTACCTCACCTGCAGTTTGTGGGATCCACCAGGTCAGAGGAGGGGGCTGCAGCAGCAGAGCTGGCTGAGTCCGAGACAGAGCATGGGCCTGAGCGAGGAGAACGAGGAGCCCAGGCAGGCCAAGGAACTGAACGCCTCTCTGAGTGCTTGGAGAGAGCAGCTGAGGTCCCCTCCCTCAGCACACAGGGTAAGGCTGGGGCCGGGGGCTCCCCCTCCTCCAAACACACAGGACAGCAGGAGGACAAGTTGCTAGGAGATGACCAGTGA